One Roseburia rectibacter DNA window includes the following coding sequences:
- a CDS encoding helix-turn-helix domain-containing protein, producing MILAEKIMEERKKNGWSQEELAEKLSVSRQAVSKWESAQSIPDLQRVIQLSEIFGVSTDYLLKDECETPQPIEGVEPSDKDFPLKKVSVEDANDFMEVRKKNAPKIAAAVAACIVSPSVLIFLAGLSEAQIGNISEGVAASVGLVCLLGFVAAAVFTFIFCGMQTKRFEFLENECFETAYGVEGLAKEKLKNYEGTFTRGIAVGVVLCIVAAIPLLVAACMDAPDAVCTSFVSLLLILVACGVYMIIRVGIIKGSYDILLQEGDYTISEKKLKKKLDAFSGAYWCIATAIYLGWSFWTMRWDFTWIIWPVAGVLFAAASGIFRAVMQNEKKKIE from the coding sequence ATGATTTTAGCTGAAAAAATTATGGAAGAGCGAAAAAAGAACGGATGGTCGCAGGAAGAACTGGCAGAGAAACTTTCCGTCTCCAGACAGGCGGTGTCAAAATGGGAGAGTGCCCAGTCAATACCGGATCTGCAGAGGGTGATCCAGCTGTCAGAGATTTTTGGGGTGAGTACAGACTACCTTTTAAAAGATGAATGTGAGACACCGCAGCCCATTGAGGGAGTGGAACCTTCCGACAAAGATTTTCCATTAAAAAAGGTTTCGGTGGAAGATGCAAATGATTTTATGGAAGTCCGGAAGAAAAATGCACCGAAGATCGCAGCTGCAGTTGCAGCCTGTATCGTCAGTCCGTCAGTTCTGATATTTTTGGCAGGATTATCGGAGGCGCAGATTGGAAATATTTCCGAGGGTGTGGCTGCATCGGTTGGACTGGTATGCCTGCTTGGATTTGTGGCTGCAGCGGTATTTACATTTATTTTCTGCGGTATGCAGACAAAAAGATTCGAGTTTCTGGAAAACGAATGTTTTGAAACCGCCTATGGGGTAGAAGGGCTTGCAAAGGAAAAATTAAAAAATTATGAGGGAACATTTACCAGAGGAATCGCCGTTGGCGTGGTGCTCTGCATCGTTGCGGCAATCCCGCTTTTGGTGGCAGCATGTATGGATGCACCGGATGCTGTATGTACCAGCTTTGTATCGCTGCTTTTAATTCTGGTAGCATGTGGCGTGTATATGATAATCCGTGTCGGTATAATAAAAGGAAGTTATGATATTCTTTTGCAGGAGGGAGATTATACTATTTCAGAAAAGAAACTGAAAAAGAAGTTAGATGCATTTAGCGGAGCGTACTGGTGTATTGCCACTGCAATTTATCTGGGATGGAGTTTCTGGACAATGCGTTGGGATTTTACATGGATCATCTGGCCGGTGGCAGGGGTACTTTTCGCTGCAGCATCAGGTATTTTCCGTGCGGTCATGCAAAATGAAAAGAAAAAAATAGAATGA